In a genomic window of Enterobacter asburiae:
- the xseB gene encoding exodeoxyribonuclease VII small subunit, with the protein MPKKNDAPASFETALSELEQIVTRLESGDLPLEEALNEFERGVQLARQGQVKLQQAEQRVQILLSDSEEAKTTPFTPDAE; encoded by the coding sequence ATGCCGAAGAAGAACGACGCACCGGCCAGTTTCGAAACTGCGCTGAGTGAACTGGAGCAAATTGTTACCCGTCTTGAGAGCGGCGATCTCCCGCTGGAAGAAGCGCTCAACGAATTCGAGCGCGGCGTGCAGCTGGCGCGCCAGGGGCAGGTCAAACTGCAGCAGGCCGAGCAGCGCGTGCAGATCCTGCTCTCCGACAGCGAAGAGGCGAAAACCACGCCTTTCACACCGGACGCCGAGTAA
- the ispA gene encoding (2E,6E)-farnesyl diphosphate synthase → MDFANELQARVVRANDALRRFIAPQPFQNTPLVEAMHYGALLGGKRLRPFLVYATGNMFGISDNTLDAPAAAVECIHAYSLIHDDLPAMDDDDLRRGQPTCHIKFGEANAILAGDALQTLAFSILSDAPMAEVSDRDRLAMISELAMASGVAGMCGGQALDLEAEGRQVNLEQLERIHRHKTGALIRSAVRLGALSAGEQGRKALPILDRYAESIGLAFQVQDDILDVVGDTATLGKRQGADQQLGKSTYPALLGLEQAQRKARDLIDDARRSLNELAAQSLDTSALEALADYIIQRNK, encoded by the coding sequence ATGGATTTTGCCAACGAGCTTCAGGCGCGCGTCGTGCGCGCCAACGACGCCCTGCGCCGATTTATTGCGCCACAGCCTTTTCAGAACACTCCACTGGTTGAAGCCATGCACTATGGCGCACTCTTGGGTGGAAAGCGCCTGCGCCCGTTTCTGGTGTACGCCACCGGCAATATGTTTGGTATCAGCGATAACACGCTGGACGCCCCGGCAGCCGCCGTTGAGTGCATCCACGCCTACTCGCTGATTCACGACGATCTTCCGGCGATGGATGACGACGATTTGCGTCGGGGTCAGCCAACCTGCCACATTAAGTTTGGCGAGGCGAATGCCATTCTGGCGGGTGATGCCCTGCAAACGCTGGCGTTCTCCATTCTGAGCGACGCGCCGATGGCGGAAGTGAGCGACCGCGACCGCCTGGCGATGATCTCCGAACTGGCTATGGCCAGCGGTGTGGCCGGCATGTGCGGCGGTCAGGCGCTGGATCTTGAAGCGGAAGGACGTCAGGTTAATCTGGAACAGCTGGAGCGTATTCACCGCCATAAGACGGGCGCGCTTATTCGTTCCGCCGTTCGCCTGGGCGCGCTGAGCGCGGGTGAGCAAGGGCGCAAAGCCCTGCCGATTCTGGACAGATACGCAGAAAGTATCGGTCTGGCATTCCAGGTTCAGGATGACATTCTGGATGTGGTGGGCGATACTGCAACATTGGGTAAACGTCAGGGTGCCGACCAGCAGCTTGGCAAAAGTACCTACCCCGCCCTGCTGGGACTTGAGCAAGCCCAACGTAAAGCCCGGGATCTGATTGACGATGCCCGCCGGTCGCTGAATGAGCTGGCCGCGCAATCGCTGGATACCTCGGCACTGGAAGCGCTAGCGGACTATATAATCCAGCGTAATAAATAA
- a CDS encoding aldo/keto reductase: MQYTTLGKTDLSVSRLCLGCMTFGEPDRGNHAWTLPEESSRPIIKHAIEGGINFFDTANSYSDGSSEEIVGRALRDFARRDDIVVATKVYYPVGDLAEGLSRAQILRSIDDSLRRLNMEYVDLLQIHRWDYNTPIEETLEALNDVVKAGKARYIGASSMHASQFAQALDLQAKHGWARFVTMQDHYNLIYREEEREMLPLCHQEGVAVIPWSPLARGRLTRPWGETTARLVSDEVGKNLYSGTEASDALIAERLAGIADDTGATRAQVALAWLLGKRGVAAPIIGTSREEQLDELLNAVDITLTPEQVAELETPYQQHPVVGFK, from the coding sequence GTGCAATACACAACATTAGGAAAAACCGACCTTAGCGTTTCCCGGCTTTGCCTGGGCTGCATGACCTTTGGCGAGCCGGATCGGGGAAATCACGCCTGGACGCTGCCGGAAGAAAGCAGCCGCCCGATAATCAAACACGCCATCGAGGGCGGCATTAACTTCTTTGACACCGCCAACAGCTACTCCGACGGCAGCAGCGAGGAGATTGTCGGCCGCGCCCTGCGCGATTTTGCCCGCCGGGATGACATCGTCGTTGCCACCAAGGTCTACTATCCAGTGGGCGACCTGGCTGAGGGCTTGTCTCGCGCGCAGATCCTGCGCTCCATTGATGACAGCCTCAGACGCCTGAACATGGAGTACGTCGACCTGCTGCAAATTCACCGCTGGGATTACAACACGCCGATCGAGGAGACGCTTGAGGCGCTCAACGACGTGGTGAAAGCTGGTAAGGCACGCTATATCGGCGCGTCGTCTATGCACGCGTCGCAGTTTGCTCAGGCGCTGGATCTCCAGGCGAAGCATGGATGGGCGCGCTTTGTCACCATGCAGGATCACTACAACCTGATCTACCGGGAAGAAGAACGCGAGATGCTGCCGCTGTGCCATCAGGAAGGCGTGGCGGTGATCCCGTGGAGCCCGCTGGCGCGCGGTCGATTAACCCGCCCGTGGGGAGAGACCACGGCTCGTCTGGTATCGGATGAAGTGGGAAAAAATCTTTATTCCGGTACCGAAGCCAGCGATGCGTTGATTGCCGAACGGTTAGCCGGAATTGCCGATGATACCGGCGCCACCCGCGCGCAGGTGGCGCTGGCTTGGCTGTTGGGCAAGCGCGGGGTTGCGGCACCGATTATCGGCACATCGCGGGAAGAACAGCTGGATGAGCTGCTGAATGCGGTTGATATCACGCTTACGCCGGAGCAGGTTGCCGAGCTGGAAACGCCGTATCAGCAGCATCCGGTGGTGGGGTTTAAATAA
- the dxs gene encoding 1-deoxy-D-xylulose-5-phosphate synthase: MSFDIAKYPTLALVDSTQELRLLPKESLPKLCDELRRYLLDSVSRSSGHFASGLGTVELTVALHYVYNTPFDQLIWDVGHQAYPHKILTGRRDKIGTIRQKGGLHPFPWRGESEYDVLSVGHSSTSISAGIGIAVAAEKENKQRRTVCVIGDGAITAGMAFEAMNHAGDIKPDMLVILNDNEMSISENVGALNNHLAQLLSGKLYSSLREGGKKVFSGVPPIKELLKRTEEHIKGMVVPGTLFEELGFNYIGPVDGHDVLGLVTTLKNMRDLKGPQFLHIMTKKGRGYEPAEKDPITFHAVPKFDPSSGCLPKSSGGMPSYSKIFGDWLCETAAKDNKLMAITPAMREGSGMVEFSRKYPDQYFDVAIAEQHAVTFAAGLAIGGYKPVVAIYSTFLQRAYDQVIHDVAIQKLPVLFAIDRAGIVGADGQTHQGAFDLSFLRCIPDMVVMTPSDENECRQMLFTGYHYQDGPSAVRYPRGNAVGVELLPLEKLPIGKGLVKRRGEKVAILNFGTLMPEAAKAAETLNATLVDMRFVKPLDESLILNMAETHDVLVTLEENAIMGGAGSGVNEVLMANRKAVPVLNLGLPDYFIPQGTQDEARAAIGLDAAGIEAKIRSWLA, translated from the coding sequence ATGAGTTTTGATATTGCCAAATACCCGACACTGGCGTTAGTTGACTCCACCCAGGAGTTACGTCTGTTGCCGAAAGAGAGCCTGCCGAAGCTGTGCGACGAGCTGCGTCGCTACCTGCTCGACAGCGTAAGCCGCTCCAGCGGCCATTTCGCCTCCGGGCTTGGCACGGTAGAGCTGACCGTGGCGCTGCACTACGTCTATAACACGCCGTTCGATCAGCTTATCTGGGACGTGGGCCACCAGGCCTATCCGCACAAAATTCTGACCGGACGTCGCGATAAAATTGGCACTATTCGCCAGAAAGGCGGCCTGCACCCCTTCCCGTGGCGCGGAGAGAGCGAGTATGACGTACTGAGCGTCGGCCACTCCTCGACCTCCATTTCTGCGGGCATCGGTATTGCCGTTGCCGCCGAAAAAGAGAACAAGCAGCGCCGCACCGTCTGCGTGATTGGCGACGGTGCCATTACCGCCGGTATGGCCTTCGAGGCCATGAACCACGCAGGCGACATCAAGCCGGACATGCTGGTTATCCTTAACGATAACGAAATGTCGATCTCCGAAAACGTCGGCGCGCTGAACAACCATCTTGCGCAACTGCTTTCAGGCAAGCTCTACTCCTCGCTGCGCGAAGGCGGCAAAAAAGTTTTCTCCGGCGTACCGCCGATTAAAGAGCTGCTCAAGCGTACCGAAGAACACATCAAAGGTATGGTCGTACCGGGCACCCTGTTTGAAGAGCTTGGCTTTAACTATATTGGCCCGGTTGACGGCCATGACGTGCTGGGTCTGGTGACCACGCTCAAGAACATGCGCGACCTGAAAGGCCCGCAGTTCCTGCACATCATGACCAAAAAAGGGCGTGGCTACGAGCCGGCGGAAAAAGATCCGATCACCTTCCACGCGGTGCCGAAATTCGATCCGTCCAGCGGCTGTCTGCCAAAAAGCAGCGGCGGCATGCCGAGCTATTCCAAAATTTTCGGCGACTGGCTGTGCGAAACAGCAGCGAAAGACAACAAGCTGATGGCGATCACTCCGGCCATGCGTGAAGGCTCCGGCATGGTGGAGTTCTCCAGAAAATACCCTGACCAGTATTTCGACGTTGCTATTGCCGAGCAGCATGCGGTGACGTTTGCAGCTGGCCTGGCGATTGGCGGCTACAAGCCGGTTGTCGCTATCTATTCCACCTTCCTGCAGCGCGCCTACGATCAGGTTATCCACGACGTGGCCATCCAGAAGCTGCCGGTGCTGTTTGCTATCGACCGCGCGGGCATCGTCGGTGCCGACGGCCAGACGCACCAGGGCGCGTTCGATCTCTCCTTCCTGCGCTGTATCCCAGATATGGTTGTCATGACGCCAAGCGACGAGAACGAATGTCGTCAGATGCTGTTTACCGGCTACCACTATCAGGATGGCCCAAGCGCGGTTCGTTACCCGCGCGGCAATGCAGTGGGCGTCGAGCTGCTGCCGCTGGAAAAACTGCCGATCGGTAAAGGTCTGGTGAAGCGTCGCGGTGAGAAAGTGGCGATCCTGAACTTCGGCACGCTGATGCCGGAGGCGGCGAAAGCGGCTGAAACGCTGAACGCCACCCTGGTGGACATGCGCTTTGTGAAGCCGCTGGATGAGTCCCTGATCCTGAATATGGCTGAGACGCACGACGTGCTGGTCACGCTGGAAGAAAACGCCATTATGGGCGGCGCGGGCAGCGGCGTGAATGAGGTGCTGATGGCAAACCGTAAGGCCGTTCCTGTGCTGAATCTCGGTCTGCCGGACTACTTCATTCCGCAAGGTACCCAGGACGAAGCGCGCGCGGCGATTGGCCTGGACGCTGCCGGTATCGAAGCCAAAATCCGCAGCTGGCTGGCATAA